AGAGTGGAAAGTGTGAGAAAAATTTTCGCTGCAAAAACAATTATCAAAATCTTGCAAGTTACAAATCCCAGTGGCGATCATTAAAGGACACTAATAGGGAGTGTACCTTGTTTCAAATTTCTGCAGACATAAATTAATTGCAGGAATTGATCTACAATACGATTAACATTTCTTTTACAATCGAAATGTAGAACACACCCTTAAACAGAGAAGCCGAATTTCTGCATCATTCTTGCAAAGTAGCCGGCAGTCCCTTCGTCATATATTTCACGGTAAGCAAAATGGTGATTCAATTAGAACTTGAACCGGCTTTTTTAATGGAAGTTGGACACGTTTAAGAACTCAAGAAGGTCTTGGTCGAAAACCCAATTCCAAAGTCTAGGTCTTTAGAAGTTTCGTTTTCATGTACATGGGTCGTCTACACGCTCAAGAGAATTCTTGGCCTTCGGCCATTTCCAATGATGCCTGATCTTTAGCCAAGGTGAAGGAAACATAAATTGCCCCATTTTCACTCTTTGACCGACTAGCAAACCTTCAACTAAACAGAAACGATCCTTCAAATGTGTAGTAAATGTGCTTATTCATGCCGACAACAACGCAATATTATTCAACGCGCATTccaattttcataaaaagaaaagagataaacTGACAGTCTTGCAATTGCTTCTCACTCCTAACCAATTGGTCCTTGGGTAAGCTTTTAGCCTGCCTAGTATTAAGAAAAGTTTGACCTGACTTATAATTGCACTAGCCGTATACTTCATATCCGCAACCACGTTCACCGATTTGCAGCATCATGGCCGTTGCTCTTCTTGTAGGCTTGATGATGTTTCTGTTGATCCACCTTCCCACCATGcttctcgatttttttcttGGAGCTGCCCATAGTATTCAGAAAAAAAAACGGATGTCCCGTGTAAACAGCCTCTCAATTCTATAGCATAGTATGGAAAAAGAGTTTAACACGACTTAATAAGTTGCAGAAGCCATACATTTGTATATCCTGAGTCGCTTTCACCAAATTGCAGCTTCATTTAGTCAGTCTTAACTCCTTACTGGACAAGCACTCAACGACCCTAACTCATCGCTTAGTTCCGATGAAGCTTCTGCGGGTCCACCTTTGAACCATGATCTATCATTATCACGGAGCTCAGCTAATGAGATCTCATGGAACGGCTTCGCCAATGGTAACTTCTGAGCTAGAAAAGCTTCCGAGACTTGCTTCATAGTTGGTTGAGACTTTGGATTAGTACTCAAGCAAGCAAGCGCCAGAGAAACTATCAGAACAATACTTCTTGCAATGGAGTTATTTCTTGGAAAAGGCAACCGTGAGTCTAAGATTTTATGTAGCACAATATTTTCTCCACAGGATGTCAATAACATCAATAAAATATCTCAAGGATGCTTGCCCATTATTGTTTCCATTGCTACCACTCCAAAACTATATACGTCGCACTTCTCATTGATGCCCAAAGTATATGCGAgctctaaaaaaaaatacaaaaggcaTCATAAGTTCTTATGGTCAAGGCttgcaaaaaatataaataaaataaatacggGTGGTTGAGCCACGGTGAGCAGGGTGGGTCCCCACGGGAACCTATTGGGTAATAATACACAAGTCATCGACGCCCATGGATGATGAAACTTCAGCCAATCGTGAATGGTTGCTTACCTGGTGCAATGTATCCATAAGTGCCAGCGATATTTGTAGTGAGGTTAGACGAGGAATTAAGATTGAGAAGTCTTGCGGTGCTGAAATCTGATACAAAAGCCTGCATTTTGCTATTGAGTAAGATATTGTTGCTAGATATGTCTCGATGAACCATTGGCCTAGCACAGTCATGGTGCATGTAAGACAAAGCATGTGCCATATCTTGGACAAGATCGACTCTTTTGGATCAATCTAATTCCACCGCTTCAACATTATCTCTCAGAGCACGGAATAGGCTCCCCTTTTCCATGTACTCATAAATCAAGAACATGCATTGCCTATGTAGGCAGAAACTGTGAAGCTTGATTATGCTTCTATGTCTTACTTCTATTAAGTGTTTTATTTCGTTCTGAAAGCTCTTGTTCGAGGGCAGGTCCTTTGCTTCAAAGCTATGAAGTTTCTTCAGTGCCACGACTTTTCCATTGGGCACTTGTGCTCTATAGACACTACCATAACCGCCGGTCCCAATGCAATATTTGATGTCAAAGTCCTTTGTCGCATTGATTATGTCTTCATATGCAATCCTCCCATCATAGTTCCATATTGACAAGAAATCTCCATTTTTCTGTGTAGTCTCTGATTGCTTGCTCTTTGTGCCACCTCGAAATAGGAAACACAATCCAAGAACTGTAAATGAAATGACTATTGTAGCCAACAGAACGAACATCGTCTTGTAATGAACAACACTAGACCTTCTTATGTTGGCTTCGTTGCCCATAAAAGAGGTGTTAGGAAAAGTAGCTCTGAGATTATCTGAAATTGGGCCCTCGAGATGATTGTATGATAAGTTAAGGTGAACTAAGAGAGTATTGTTTTCAAATGTGGGAATTGAGCCAGAAAGAGAATTGTTGTGAAGATCGAGATGGCTTAACATACCCAAATTCTCAAGTTCAACAGGGATTTTCCCAATCAAGTCATTCGAGCTCAAATCTAGAATCCAAAGACTTCTTAAATCTCCTATTTTCGATGGGATGAAACCACCAAATCTATTTTCCCGTAAATTCAGCATGCTCAACTGCTCCAAATTGCCTATTTCTGACGGAATAGGTCCATTGAGTTCGTTTTGTTGCAAAAGGAGACAATTCAAGCCcatcaaattccctatttccgaaggaatagatccaccaaacttgttttcttgcaaatagaGATGAGTCAAGCCTATCAAGTTCCCTATTTCccgaggaatagatccaccaaACTTGTTTTGTTGCAAATAGAGATGAGTCAAGTTTATCAAGTTCCCTATTTCCTGAGGAATATATCCATCAAacttgttttcttgcaaatagaGATCAGTCAAGTTCATCAATTTCCCGATAGCCAATGGAATGGG
Above is a window of Eucalyptus grandis isolate ANBG69807.140 chromosome 9, ASM1654582v1, whole genome shotgun sequence DNA encoding:
- the LOC104420758 gene encoding LOW QUALITY PROTEIN: MDIS1-interacting receptor like kinase 2 (The sequence of the model RefSeq protein was modified relative to this genomic sequence to represent the inferred CDS: substituted 1 base at 1 genomic stop codon), which codes for MSLFILFIIAFSCSNPIVAEPAPFMKSEASALLHSKWWPPSIIGNTSLPHCKWPGVSCDASGSVTEIHLKTEYQIGVLGLCFLFRGGTKSKQSETTQKNGDFLSIWNYDGRIAYEDIINATKDFDIKYCIGTGGYGSVYRAQVPNGKVVALKKLHSFEAKDLPSNKSFQNEIKHLIEVRHRSIIKLHSFCLHRQCMFLIYEYMEKGSLFRALRDNVEAVELDXSKRVDLVQDMAHALSYMHHDCARPMVHRDISSNNILLNSKMQAFVSDFSTARLLNLNSSSNLTTNIAGTYGYIAPVSLALACLSTNPKSQPTMKQVSEAFLAQKLPLAKPFHEISLAELRDNDRSWFKGGPAEASSELSDELGSLSACPVRS